The Catharus ustulatus isolate bCatUst1 chromosome 26, bCatUst1.pri.v2, whole genome shotgun sequence genome has a window encoding:
- the LOC117007654 gene encoding uncharacterized protein LOC117007654, whose amino-acid sequence MSPIKNIYMHFFSLPDSLKAPTFIVLQIFVLFSYWDWKSAPNKSEVGITSIFWKGRFFKNFIFGMFINGFFFLSFFKIILFLIYTRRFDVYLQEEQWVMVCPGDVVVREKRGILKSFSIKRQWIPVFWESGLIVSWAGLTLARGDPQGGELLQEKSLVPWRPWEKRWNVGCEKIGVVLPKNQNNGKNKHRNEKFGHCRLRLLCRDGGAASTSLGVLRSSGASDLSRDPIPDLLQPWQRQEDPEPNPDSSRPMKPGLGSGSLGLGSGSLGLGSRSPGLGSGSLGLGSGSPGLGSLGLVSLGLGSGSLGLGSGSPGLGSPGLGSGSLGLGSQGLVSPGLGSGSLGLGSGSLGLVSLGRGSGSPGLGSPGLGSGGCEGQGGEGGAAGI is encoded by the exons ATGTctcctattaaaaatatttacatgcattttttttccctcccgGATTCATTGAAAGCTCCAACATTCATAGTGCTCCAgatctttgttttgttctcctACTGGGATTGGAAATCAGCTCCAAACAAAAGTGAAGTTGGAATTACTTCAATCTTCTGGAAAgggagattttttaaaaattttatttttgggatgtttatcaatggatttttttttttgtctttttttaaaattattttatttttaatttatacaaGAAGGTTCGATGTTTATTTACAGGAGGAGCAGTGGGTGATGGTTTGTCCTGGAGATGTGGTGGTGAGAGAGAAGAGGgggattttaaaaagtttttctaTCAAACGGCAATGGATTCCTGTTTTTTGGGAGTCTGGTTTGATtgtcagctgggctgggctcacttTGGCCAGGGGGGACCCTCAAGGGGGGGAATTGCTGCAGGAAAAATCCCTGGTGCCCTGGAGGCCTTGGGAGAAGCGCTGGAATGTGGGCTGTGAAAAAATCGGGGTTGTTCtacccaaaaatcaaaataatgggaaaaataaacatagaAATGAAAAGTTTGGACATTGCAGACTGAGGctcctctgcagggatgggggagctgccagcacgAGCCTGGGGGTGCTCCGGAGCTCGGGGGCTTCGGATCTATCCCGGGATCCCATCCCGgatctgctccagccctggcagcggCAAGAGGATCCTGAACCCAACCCCGACTCATCCCGACCCATGAAACCGGGACTGGGGTCAGGGTCACTGggactggg GTCAGGGTCACTGGGACTGGGGTCAAGATCACCGGGACTGGGGTCAGGGTCACTGGGACTGGGGTCAGGGTCACCGggactggggtcactgggactggtgtcactgggactGGGGTCAGGGTCACTGGGACTGGGGTCAGGGTCACCGGGACTGGGATCACCGGGACTGGGGTCAGGGTCACTGGGACTGGGGTCACAGGGGCTGGTGTCACCGGGACTGGGGTCAGGATCACTGGGACTGGGGTCAGGATCACTGGgactggtgtcactgggacGGGGGTCAGGATCACCAGGACTGGGATCACCGGGACTGGGGTCGGGGGGATgtgaagggcagggaggggagggaggagcagcaggaatttga